The genomic region TTTTCTGCAGATATTAATCAGTTATTATATACAATAGATGCATTTTATCAACTAAAAATGTATAGCTCCGCATTTATGTGGCGTGGATTACGAAAGATAGGATCAAGACTTTATAAATTAAATGGGAAAAATATGgtacaatttctattttatttgagtCTCTGCACTGTTCCTGATCTAGAAATGTATGAAATAGAACACCACTTCTTCGAAAATGTAATAGATGTTACACCTGATGAAGTAGGCATCGCTTGTAGAGGTTTCTTTTTATCAAAAAGGAGAATTAAAAATAAGGCATTACTGGCAAAGATGATGAACATAGTTACAAACAATATAGAAAGAATGCATGACTTTACCATAGCAGCATTCATGAAAGAAGTAaggtaaaaaaagaaatacttCTTCATAGTAAATGGCTCTGTTTGTtttaattcaataaaatatacatatgttTTTAGGTACAGTGAGAACTGCTATGATACAGAGAAACTTGTAAAATTGCTAACAAAGGTAAAATCAATAGTAGAAAACATACAATCATTACATACCTTAACACACATTGCTCATATAATGGGTGCCACACGTGTGTATGATCCTATTTTAATGAAGCATATTGTTCAAAGGTAGCTCATatttaatgaaaaacaataaTATTAGTGATATGTTCATTTTTAAGAATTGTGATATTGATGTTTAATCCAGATTAGATAATGAATTTTCATCAGCAAGATTAAAAGATATTGAAAGGATTATCTATGCTGTCTGTGTAATTACTCCTGTTTCTGAATATCACGATACTTGTAACAAGTTTCTGAATTTATTATTGTCATCATATCAAACGACTAGAGCAGAAGAAATTTCACAGTGAGTTCTTATCGGATACCGTTAACATTACATATGCTCATACCAGTAACATAGAAAAATATTAACTTATTCTACAACTTGTTAACAGGTTtccaaaaaatttttttcgttgtgttctatatttatcatataaaaaGATCTTTTCAGAAGAACTAATTAGACATGTGCTAGATCCCATGTTCGTGAAAAATGCATACAAATACAGCTTGAAATTATTGACAAACGATTTCTTATCTCTTCATTGTACAATTCAAATAGAATTACCACATTATACGGGTCCACTGCTGAGCGACGATATTTATAAGTGTTTAGTAGAGGTAACATTTAATATTACTAAAAAGTTCATTTTAATGAGTGTTAATGATTGACAGTTATTTTCTTAGCAGTTCTGCCGTAAGTCGGAGTTACGTGGAAAATTCCCTCTTGTAAAATTTCGAACAGAAGTTATACAATCGTGCAAGGTATATTTATTGAGAAAAGAATATCAATAACTACTAAAGACGATAGATATTGACTGTTTAAATCGTTAACAGGAGCTATTGGGAACAGACATATGTATTGATTACATTCTACCCCATCATTTTTTCCCGGATGTAGTTTTCGGTTTCGATGAACAAAACAAATTGGTACCAATTGCATCCATTTTATCAGAAATGCCAAATGGATCAATTAAAACTGTGCCTAGAGAGCATTTACAAACAATAAAGTGGAAAGTTATAGTTCCATTAAATAGTAACTCTGTAGTACCAGAACATGGTGGATATATAGGTCCAACATATACAAGACTGAGGCAACTTCAAATGATTGGATATACACCAATTCCAGTAATGATACCATGCTTTTgaaattgataattaatttattgatatcaaaattttttaatgaaatgtaAATAAACTTATTATTCTTCCAGGTAAATAAAGATATTTGGCAAAccttagatacttgtgatagaacACATTATCTGAAAGAACTAATTTACGAACAAGAACCAACTGATTATTTGAAAGAATAAATTTCACAATATGTAGTTAGAAAGAAAAATGTGAACAATTTATTTCTCGTTTATTTCCCAATGGCCATAATGTTTTTAACCAAATAGGTAagtatataatttcatattgtGATTTCTATTTTAGtcatacaatttttaaataggTTTTACAAATATATCACATAACACATTTTTTGGTTTGTGTAGTTTTTCCCAAATACTGaacgattttattacaatttattgcattatttatgttaacatgaaaatataatataatatttacatacgtatgtatatatattgttattagaCAAACCCATTTTTCCATTCATGTACTTTAAATTAATGAGTACAAGTTCGATCATAGTCAGTCGATATAACTATGCATAAATTTTTTAGTATATTCGTAGGTAACGAACAACGTCGCCGTCGCTGGTATTGTCCTTATTAATGTTGGTTTCAAGCCATTGTACAATGAACAAAAACCTTCGCTCTTGACAATATTCTGCAATACTACTAGTGCCGGTTCTTTTAAGTTTTTTACCTTCGAACATagtttgaatttgaatttaaaacgtAGCGTTCGTTacgaatattatatacataataattatttattattattattattattattattacgtaatAATTACGTATATAtacgtaaattctccctaatttgcgctcagagtgtgcacaaaaatggacaatttgggaagaggagatacgattatttgaagtttctatagttaccgattgtcaacaactataaaaacgaggttccagtaatcgtatttcctcttcccaattaCTGTATATCTATGTGTACATTAATGGCAGACCAGACTAACCTGTATTCTACTTTTAACTACGTCTGCTGGGAAAATTACAAGCCATAGAATAGAACCACCAACGGCACCGGCAATCATGGTTTTTTGCCAACCGATATTGTCCCGAGTTTCATGTGGTTTTTTGAGTAATTCTCTAGTGATTTCATAACctccaaaaaaaaagaaatatccAGGCATTTCACGTGCTATAGTGGACGATAAGCCAGTGAATAGGCCTCGTATGCCTTGTTCCTTAATAACTTGGTTTGTCAGTGCCcacgagctaactcgtttctaaaaATGTATCATTTCAATTGTCGATAACATAATCGTTCTGCcatattgtaatttaatttgtCCATCCTTTAAATTACCCTAACGGAACACTttaacttgttagtttctttTTCCATTTCTGCCATCGCTTgcaatttacattttattagCTCTGTTGGGCATAATGTTAACGAAGAGAAGAAAGCAGCGAAAAATCCGGCCCAAGCATTATGTATAGATGTTAGGTCCTCCACCTTCTTCACACCTACATAAAAATATTTGTGCAAACTAGAAATAGTAAACCTCTTCCGTGAAGACAATAATTTTAcctaataaattcgaaataactttttgacatCCTCCATATGCTGCAAATAGAACTGAATTTTCTGCAACATTAGCAACGACTGCAGGCACAGTTCCTGCATATAAACCACGCATTATTCCATCCGTTTTCAATGTCTTTACAAAACAATTGACCATTCCATTGTACATGGAAGGAAATGTTTGCATTTTTACCTTAACAGTGTCTAATGGTTGTCCAACATACACAAGTGCTACCCCACCTtgaaatgataaataaaataaatatatataaaaatagaatattcGCGTTTTTCCTTGAACATAAACATAGAACAATGACTACTATTTAGCAGAAAAATGATCGAATTACAGTAGAAAGTTTCAAACAAATTACAAGTTCTTTACTTAAGTTGGATCATCAAAGAACCTTTAAAAAAGTCAGCACATTTTATTCTGCTTTTTGTTAATTAAATCACAGATTTCTAGAAAATGACGAAATAAAACCGAATCTTAAGTTTGCGAGAAAATAGTAGATTCAATTTAACTTTATTGATTATTTAATTTGCATTGATACTGTTTCAAACAGTGTTTACAAGTGAAAAAGCTGAACAagaagattcaaattcattaagGGGTATTTTTACCAAGAGATCCAGCAACAAAATCAATTAAGCCATCTTTCATGCTTTTTAAACGTTGATTCCCGTCGTTAGTTAATTCGACTGTCattgttattactatattaatgaCCGATTATTAACTTTTAGAGAGAAGACCAGGTTAACATGTGGTTTCACTGTAACTGTGTCCTATCTACTGCTCCCTATCCGATAAGAAAAGAGAAGGaaagttcatttgttgattatACAAGTCTTTGAAACTCAGAAACTTCAGCtttataaattctttatttacaCAATGATATTCACGGCACAGATTTCTGTATATGTATCTCATATAAAATGCGCACGCGCGTTTCAATTATCGTGTCTCTCGACATCGCACATTATAACCTCTCCATCGTACATTGTCTATCCCCACCATCTCATTGCGCATTCAGTCGTGCGCCGATGTTCAAGAAAGAAAAAAGCAATAACCGGGAAAGACAAAATCGACAAAATCGTGTATGTAGCTGCAAAAGTGACATATGTACAGTAAAAATCAAAAGTTTAATTTGATTGAGTCGAATGTAATAATACGTTAGTGACACAGTAACATAATATTTGGGTACAGTATAAGCGAAAACCGATTTGTCTATATCTATTATGTTGATTGTATGTCACTGTGTAGCAAATCTCATGTCTATCCTTCCTTGTCTGTAGTGGGGTCAGCACTTTCGCAACTGTATATGTTTTGCCAACCAATCATTGCAAAGATAATATTTTCCTAACCTCTTTGGTGTCGCGTTATGCTGCCTGAATTGCGAGCAACTGCAACATGTTGACGAAACAAGGCACAAGATTGCCTGTCTATCATTGATAAAACGAAGAATAATTCATCGATCGGTAACAGTTCAAGTATGATAACAGATAGCGATTAATGTAAAAATCATAGTTCATGTATTCGTTGATgatattaatttttcaatttagttAAGGCCTCGTTCAAATTGACATTATCAGCTGTTTCGCTTAACTGATAAGTCGCTCTTGCGATAATACATAGAATTTTTCTCTCGTTCCTTTGTCATctgtttttaaattttatattatcttatttaaaCAAGTTTCCAAAACtgaatttttaagaaaaaaatggagaaaatcGATTTATCTAGACGATTGTATTTTTTTGTGTTAAAATTTAAGCGAGTGTGCAAATGTAATGAAATCATGATGATGTATAAAAACACAAAATGAAAATTGGCAGATACCTTGATCAtctttattgaaattatttttctttttcttttttatattacGAGATAGAGTTGACCAATTaacaattgaaaataaaatataggaTTGCCAATGGTCAATTGCAATTAAGTAAACTAAGTAGGTATATTGGTGATTGGATAGATGGTCGAgttagttatttattatataaatatttgggTGTACGACTTAAAGACCAACGACTAATGATAAAAAATGATCATTTCTAATCAATAATCGGCAACTAATTTTACAAATAATCGGCAACTATCACTATCAATTGATCAAAACAATCGTGATCTTTCGTGATTCATACTATGTTTGTAATCACGAGTAATCATTAatcaaacaaattaaaaatactAATCGATTAATGCCCGACTCTGTTACAGAGAGAACTGAAATATCAAAACGGTTGTCATAGAAACGCAGTGTTACATCTTTCAAATTTCAGGTTACCAAATTAATGTCTCCGATAACTTCAGCTCGATTCTGACAAGGGACAGAAAGAAATGTTCACTGAAAATGTATATCGCACCGAGCGTGCAACTCGTATCCATGCACAGAGCAATGTAATTTCGTAAACAAGCCGCTCGTGAATCGTTCTGAAGAAATTCGGAACCGTGAAAGCTTTAGAGTAATTCAGGCAGCTTGGTAAAGTCAGAAATGTTACTAGACCGATGTGTTCAagacatatatatgtatgacGTTCGCGACATTCTGTAGTTCCAAAACATGGATTTTCTCCCTTACGTTCACGATTAAATGGTTATCGTTTCCGAATTTGTTTTGACGAAGCGTGCGTCGAGTTTCGTTCGAGTTACAAGAGGGTCGCAACGATTCAGTTACAATGATCAGTTCCTTTACAGCACGAAAATAGGGAAAGTGTGCGTGCCTATAGTAGAACTGCCATGATAGATCCGAACGCGTCTTCGTCTTATTCGAAAAAAGTCCGAGATTGCTAGCAAAATGCGTGTTTTTTATTGTCAGGAGAGTTTCTTTAAGGTAAGTGCGCTTCCAGGATCGAGATGGTATATTTTGGTCGTTCTCGGGTTCATTGGGAAGAAGGAAAATTCTCTCGATAAATTGGAGCGCAGCGTGCCTCTAGGAGCGCTCTGGCTCGTCTGCGCCATTAGAGTTCCGAGCATGATCTCCAGATATTCGTGTTATATTGCTAAAATAACACCTAACACCGACAAACCGCTTCTCCGGTCCCGCACATGCTTTATCCCTCAATTATTTAACGTTTCCGCGATTCGCAAACAAATTCACTGATATGATTGATGCGTTGGTATTCCGAAATTTTTAACAGTGCATTCTTTACCAAAGAATATATTTTTCTCCATTACTTTCGTCTGTTTCATCCCAAGTTACGTATATTTACTCTGGACGTGATGTTCTTTAAAGCATTAGCATTTAAACCTCAAATCAGTACACTATCTTATGATGATCTTTCTGTTTCTCTGCTTCAATGTATCTTGTGTCAGTGATCTTTTCATGATTTGTCACACTTGCATTTATTTTGTCCAGTTGAAATGTCATtttcaaatgaataaatgataaATGTAAATTAGCATTTGTATCATATGATAAAGGTAATTTCATTTACATGTTGTGTATAGTGAATATATTACATTTAATATCAATGAAGTTTTGTTACTTGTTATGAAGAGATGCAGTATATTCTGTTTGTGTAAATAAATAGTGCAATATCTTTTTGGCAGAATTTTAGATTTATTTggaaagaaaataaaatgtGTGTTTTCTTCTTCAGTAACAGTACAGATTACAGAATGGTGGTGGATTGCTTGTCCATTCAAGGCTCAGCAGCTATAGTACGGAAGCAGGAGCGAAGATTGGGTGGGTCGGTGGGTGCCAAAATGCAACCTAACAATGTTGGTAGTTGCGGTGGCATGACGCCCAAAGAACTCTCTGACAATGACGACCTAGCAACTTCTCTCGTGCTAGATCCTTATTTAGGATTTACCACCCATAAAATGAATATTAGGTAAATATCTTACAGCAAAATAGGAAACTCTTAATTCAATTTGATTgtctataaaattattatttaattatgaaGATACAGGCCATTGAAAGCAAATAAAGAAGAACTTAAAAAAATTATCTGTGAATTCATTCAAACACAAAATTATGAGAAAACATATAAAAAGTTAATGGGTGGTGACTGGGGTGCACGGCTTCCGCACACAAAATCCAAACAGCAACAGATCAATTTGGAGAAGCATGTGAGTCACATCTGTGAAAAGGAATGTTTGAAATAGCTTTTTATAATTTCACTGATAccaattattttcttttttctttttttgtgtaGATTTACCGGTATTTAAGAGTTTTCGACAAGGATTCTGGATTTGCAATAGAACCATGTTATAGATATTCATTAGAGGGTCAAAAAGGTGCCAAAATTTGTGCAACCCGAAAATGGTTGAAACATGACAAAATATCTTGTCTAGTTGGTTGTATTGCTGAACTCAGTGAAAAGGTTTGTTTGCTAGCAACGATAGAAGAAATGGAGGGGAACAGGAATTTTGTTTACTCGTGAAATAATGTTTCAGGAGGAAGCAGCATTACTTCATCCCGGGAAGAATGATTTTTCCGTAATGTTTAGCTGTCGAAAGAATTGTGCACAGCTGTGGTTGGGTCCAGCAGCATACATTAATCATGATTGTAGGGCTAACTGCAAGGTTAATAAGAATGTCCCGTTTACTTCTCTTTTTAcaccactatttttattttcaccttaattattcattttatgtattttttatGAAACAGTTTGTGGCAACAGGAAGAGATACAGCTTGCGTTAAGGTACTTCGTGACATCGAAGTGGGTGAAGAAATAACGTGTTTCTATGGAGAAGACTTCTTCGGGGATGGTAACTGTTATTGCGAGTGTGAAACCTGTGAAAGAAGAGGAACTGGAGCTTTTGAGAAACAAAAGCCTGGTGAAGAGCTCTCCTCTGGTACATTTTAAAGTTGATTTGAACTTAGGTGATATGGATCTGTGTCTGCATCGTTAATAAATGATAAACTGTTACAGGATATCGTCTGAGGGAAACAGACAATCGTATTAATCGTACGAAGCATAGGCAGCAACCATTAAATCGCAATAAGCAACAAGCGGACACAGCGCTGACTGAAAGGAACGCGGTGCTTGTTGGTAATGCAGCGATAGCGCCGCAAAGTCTCAGCATGAAGGAGCTACGGAGGAAGGGTTTGACAAAATACGATGCAGAATTGTTGATTGCGCAAGGTTGTCGGTTTTCTGACATTGCCCAGCAGCAGCCTAGCATAACTAATGGAGAGAACGTGCTACAAGCGTCTCGCCCACATCCAACCGCCATCACCAATTCCGTGACGAGGAACTTACGAAATAAGCAACTTAGTAAATTTGACAATAATAATGGTCATCAAAACAATGTCAAAAATAATCAAACCCTTAGGGCCTCCAGGTGAGACTATAATATTCGGTAtgcaaataaatgtataataaatgtaacaatttctaatttgcatttgatTCATAGGCTACATAAAAGAACGGAAACCAAGAAGAGTAGAGTCTCGGAAAAAGCTAGATCTCCTTTGAACGGTTCCATAgcgaaaaatattgaaatagaaGATATCGGCCATCGCAAAGAGGATTCCGATAGAGTGGAAGTAACCGACGAAGTTGTATACTCCAGACTCCATAAAACACATTCGGAGAACACCTTGAACGAAGAGATACACATTTGCCATGTTCAGTCCCCGCACCATGACATAATAGAACAATCGACTTGTTCCGAGATACAGAAAGAGTGTCCATCCGCACTTCTGAAAGATAATCAAGAATTGGATAGCGAATCGTTAGACGAGAAAGAAACACGCGACGTAGAAATTAACTCTAATTCAATAGGTAATGTTAATGCTTCCGATTCTAGAAAAGATCATTATagtacaaatacctgtgattcAGTTCATGTAAGTTCCATACCCGAAACTCGTTTAGATCATTTAGACGTGGCTAGTAACAAAGAATTAATTCCACAAAACAAGTATCAGTCTAGGACTTGTCATTATAGTTTATCGCCAACTGAAAATTTCGAGAATACGAACAGTGTGTCTATGACAGCAATAAAGTCGGACAATTGTATTCGAAATCTTCTAGAActtgaagaacaacaagattccAATGAGAACAAAGTAGATAATTACGAACTTACGAAGAAAGATGATTTTTGCGAGGTCGTGGAACACATGTCTCCGATTCACGTGAAATCACCTAAAAACGAGATCATTGAAAGTGATAGGAATATTTCGGCATTGTTCGGCTCTCAAAACTCCATCAGGGAACATAAAAAGAACGATTCCATAAATTCGGCCACGTTGATGAAATGTTTGGTGCAGAACCAATCCGAGAAATTCAATACATTTATTTCTGAGCCCATTAAGTTCTCGATGAAGGATGAGCATAGCGAAACAAATTTTGTTGAAGACAACTTGAGCatagaaaacaacgtagaaaaaAATGTCGAATGTCATGGTGCAGTCCTGACTCAACAAAACGATTTATTACTTAAGAACGATGTGTATATAGTAAACGTTGATAATTCGGAGATGAACATCGAGAAATCGAATATCGTTGAAACCTGTGCAACGGATATGGATTCTCGGACGCAATcatataatgaaaatatttcaGACTTTGGTGTAACAGCGTCTAACAGCTACAGTAACTCTACCACCCATAATCTCTTAGAGGATAGTCAGAATTTTCTGTTAAAGCAGTCGATGCAACAGCACGATATGTCGAACGCTACGTCGAGATCGCATAAGAGtaggaaaaagttgttcagcGACAAAAGATCCGTTTCGTCCGGATCGAAAGAGGAATCTGAGATTTTGGGTGAGCACAAAATAGGTGACATGATCACATCCGTCTCGAAGAGTCGCAGCAAAGTGATGAAGACGAAAAATCGCTTGACAAGAAATCAAAAAAGGGATCGACAGAAGATGGCTAGTGCCGATATCGGGGTGGCCGATGACGACTCGGGTATTCAAGGTGATATTTATGAATTTAGCGAAAAGGAGAGCAACCTGGAGGACATTAGAATACCCTCGATAATGCGACGAACGAAGCAGGAGACCACTCGCCAGGCATCCGTGCTCACATCGCATTTACAGGAGATGCAATACAATGACGAATGCAATAAAGCCGAGCCTCCAGTATTAGTCCCGCAGGAGCCATGGCCGCCTGCGAGTTGTAATCAAAATCAGTTCGCAGATTCGGATGGCAGCAGTCAGTCGAGAGAAAATTCAGTCGACGGCGAAAGTCTGAAAAGGTGAATGTTGTACATTTACATTCTTTGTAATTCATCTTTGAAGCAACGAAAACCATTTTATGTCCTTGCTCTCATTGGTTGGCGATATGCAACTTGAAATAAAGAGGAGGATAGCTTAGACACAAATTTTGAAGCTTGGGTTCTTCCAACAACTTTTCAAAGTTGGAAGTTTAACTCCTGTTTGAAAGTTGAATTTTAATATACGGTTTCTTGTAGATTATCAACTTACAACAACGTAAATGCACAAAAACCGACCAGCTTGACAGAGTGCCAGTGGCAGACGAGTACCACGAATTGCCAAGTTTGTCCGACCACACCTGAGAGGACCGGCCGATTAAAGCTGACTCTGCGTATGAAGCGTTCGCCGGTTTTGGAGGACATCGTGGAATCTGGGACGAGCCTCAGCGAGGATAGTTATGAGCCTGAATACGAAGTATTACGTGTTGAGGGCGTGGAGCGAAGTAGACGTAAGAAGAAGCATAAAACCCGAGACCGTGAAAGACGGCACAAGAAACGCGAATTGAATCTGGACCCACCGCCACCTCCAATGAAAAGGTTGCGCTTGATCTTCGGCAACGAGACACATACCATTGACTTCCCGCACTCTTAACAGCTATAAATAGGAATTCGTTTTTGGTTCCACTCTGAGCAAACTATAAACACAAATTTAGGCGTGCGGAAGCAGGCCTCTTTTTTCCGTTGCGTAATTTCCTAGAGGTTCCACGAAAGTAGAAACGACTCTTaagagaaaaacatgagttaCTCTATAATGAAAAATTTAGAAGCGTTCTCTCACTTTGCGTTCTTCTTGTATATTCGCCGTCTGTATTTGCCCTCGCCTCTTGTTCTTCTAACAACGAATGCTTACAAGGCCTAGCGTAGTCCTTTGTTTCACGGAGATGAAGAAGAAAATGGTTAAAAAAGGAGTGACGCGTTCGGATCAATCTCGCGGGAAAGGAAAAAGTGGGAAATTTTCATGCGGTTTTCGTTCACATCCGTTCAAACTATAACGAAACTTAGTGTATCTCGTATTACCCATGGCGGTGATCTTGTTTTTGTATTAATTATTCTGTACATATAATTTTGATACAAGAGACAGGCTCGACGATCTACGGTCTTTCACTATCGTTTTATCCTTCGACACCGATACAAGGTTATTTCGTTggactttcttttcttttttttacgaaTATTTATGTATCATGCGCTAAAAGTTCACGCGTGTAGGATAACGAACGAATTTGAACATAGACGATTATCCCCCATCTCGCTGTTGAAAGCTCGCATGGGGGTGTGCACCGGCGGTTTGAGTTGCATCTGAGCACTGTTTCGGTAGATaaacaacaaaaaaaagagGACAAAGGAGGAAAATCCATACTCTTATACTATGTATAaaaatagatattattataataattgaaataataatgataataattaaataattaatttagctAATACTAGGTAGCACACATTAATTGCTGTTTTCAGATTGCGTGATCGATATCATGAAAAACATTGTACATAAtgcttatacatatacatacatacatacatacattcatatatatgtatatatatatatatatgtgtgtgtgtgtgtatatatgtgcgtatatatacatatacatatattatatgatgtatgtatatatgcgcGCATAGGTATGGGTGTACGCGTGTTCTATTTTACCCATGGATACACGCATACGTACGTACGTGTATATGTGAAATGATTCATTACTGTATTCTGTATATCGATGTATTACAATGCCTTGTTACAggtgaacgtgaaaaaaaaagaaaagcaaaCAAACAGAGACGCATGTTAATATGTCATTGTATATCGGAATACACCGTTTACGAATATAGTAACgaaataagaataataacaacaacaacaataataataattaataacactAAGAGAATTTCATTTAGTgaggcgggagagagagagagagagagagaaggggagagagagagagagagagagagagagagagagatttaaaAAAGGAATCAGTTGAAACATGCAATGGGAAAAATAAGAAATGgtgaagagaaaaagaaaggagaAGGAAAAGAAGGGCGAGTAGATTATCTCATTAACATCTTTTCTCGCGTCGAACTCGAGGAACGTGATTTCTTTTACGTTGAACCGTTTGCTTTATGTGTAGAAAAACAGATGCGTCGTTTCGATTGTGAAGCGGTTTTTTCAATCGTTGAGACTGAAGCTCAATTATGATTAGAAGAGTCACGTGATTTTTCGAGCATTCAGATCTGAAATATTTCTCGGTCAAAAACAACTTTTGTATAcgttatatatgtgtatatatatatatttgtttctctctttcttagTTCGTTTTTCCAGACAGATGCAAAACAATTACACGGTGTACATTTTAAACATTTCATATACACTTTCCCTTCCCCTATTAGTACTACAAAGTTTCGCGCGTTACACGCTAGAACTGCCATAGTTGATTACAAGTATCTGGATTTTGATgtgaaataaacattttatgCTTCGGTTGCAAGTAGCAggagttaaatagaaatttatttcCGTCTTTGTAAATTGATTTTCACCTTTGTAGAAACGATATTACGAAGTTTGAAAAGTGTATGACGTTAAACAAATTGCAAAATCGCAAAATTCCTTAGCTAGGAGGAGGTGGTGGAACAATaaaatgtttaaacaaaagtTACGAACAATATTATTTTGATGGTAATatagacagcggatctttatgcatttatgagatcGACGATGTAGAATACTAAGAAGTATGTATACGAATTATAAT from Megalopta genalis isolate 19385.01 chromosome 3, iyMegGena1_principal, whole genome shotgun sequence harbors:
- the LOC117229521 gene encoding uncharacterized protein LOC117229521 isoform X2 — translated: MSIIVKRILNCQRSNVRKLVNVRICDQLNHVSYSNNEWNRRTFIAFQQFPEEYKKHLMYRKCTNIASNEKIPEHPNRKNTEHSQMHSLLQNSMYYRNTIVPSIKSTFIVTAEEIKNITNMDWSAETPDNCIYALKKIAHYHLNGSRLEEQTYEYIIANLTKKLPELNNKQIQMLMQYLIVITSRISDSLYRSFVKALDKECLKRFFSADINQLLYTIDAFYQLKMYSSAFMWRGLRKIGSRLYKLNGKNMVQFLFYLSLCTVPDLEMYEIEHHFFENVIDVTPDEVGIACRGFFLSKRRIKNKALLAKMMNIVTNNIERMHDFTIAAFMKEVRYSENCYDTEKLVKLLTKVKSIVENIQSLHTLTHIAHIMGATRVYDPILMKHIVQRLDNEFSSARLKDIERIIYAVCVITPVSEYHDTCNKFLNLLLSSYQTTRAEEISQFPKNFFRCVLYLSYKKIFSEELIRHVLDPMFVKNAYKYSLKLLTNDFLSLHCTIQIELPHYTGPLLSDDIYKCLVEFCRKSELRGKFPLVKFRTEVIQSCKELLGTDICIDYILPHHFFPDVVFGFDEQNKLVPIASILSEMPNGSIKTVPREHLQTIKWKVIVPLNSNSVVPEHGGYIGPTYTRLRQLQMIGYTPIPVNKDIWQTLDTCDRTHYLKELIYEQEPTDYLKE
- the LOC117229521 gene encoding uncharacterized protein LOC117229521 isoform X1, whose amino-acid sequence is MSIIVKRILNCQRSNVRKLVNVRICDQLNHVSYSNNEWNRRTFIAFQQFPEEYKKHLMYRKCTNIASNEKIPEHPNRKNTEHSQMHSLLQNSMYYRNTIVPSIKSTFIVTAEEIKNITNMDWSAETPDNCIYALKKIAHYHLNGSRLEEQTYEYIIANLTKKLPELNNKQIQMLMQYLIVITSRISDSLYRSFVKALDKECLKRFFSADINQLLYTIDAFYQLKMYSSAFMWRGLRKIGSRLYKLNGKNMVQFLFYLSLCTVPDLEMYEIEHHFFENVIDVTPDEVGIACRGFFLSKRRIKNKALLAKMMNIVTNNIERMHDFTIAAFMKEVRYSENCYDTEKLVKLLTKVKSIVENIQSLHTLTHIAHIMGATRVYDPILMKHIVQRLDNEFSSARLKDIERIIYAVCVITPVSEYHDTCNKFLNLLLSSYQTTRAEEISQFPKNFFRCVLYLSYKKIFSEELIRHVLDPMFVKNAYKYSLKLLTNDFLSLHCTIQIELPHYTGPLLSDDIYKCLVEQFCRKSELRGKFPLVKFRTEVIQSCKELLGTDICIDYILPHHFFPDVVFGFDEQNKLVPIASILSEMPNGSIKTVPREHLQTIKWKVIVPLNSNSVVPEHGGYIGPTYTRLRQLQMIGYTPIPVNKDIWQTLDTCDRTHYLKELIYEQEPTDYLKE
- the LOC117229521 gene encoding uncharacterized protein LOC117229521 isoform X3; translated protein: MGATRVYDPILMKHIVQRLDNEFSSARLKDIERIIYAVCVITPVSEYHDTCNKFLNLLLSSYQTTRAEEISQFPKNFFRCVLYLSYKKIFSEELIRHVLDPMFVKNAYKYSLKLLTNDFLSLHCTIQIELPHYTGPLLSDDIYKCLVEQFCRKSELRGKFPLVKFRTEVIQSCKELLGTDICIDYILPHHFFPDVVFGFDEQNKLVPIASILSEMPNGSIKTVPREHLQTIKWKVIVPLNSNSVVPEHGGYIGPTYTRLRQLQMIGYTPIPVNKDIWQTLDTCDRTHYLKELIYEQEPTDYLKE
- the LOC117229522 gene encoding mitochondrial ornithine transporter 1, which translates into the protein MTVELTNDGNQRLKSMKDGLIDFVAGSLGGVALVYVGQPLDTVKVKMQTFPSMYNGMVNCFVKTLKTDGIMRGLYAGTVPAVVANVAENSVLFAAYGGCQKVISNLLGVKKVEDLTSIHNAWAGFFAAFFSSLTLCPTELIKCKLQAMAEMEKETNKLKCSVRKRVSSWALTNQVIKEQGIRGLFTGLSSTIAREMPGYFFFFGGYEITRELLKKPHETRDNIGWQKTMIAGAVGGSILWLVIFPADVVKSRIQVKNLKEPALVVLQNIVKSEGFCSLYNGLKPTLIRTIPATATLFVTYEYTKKFMHSYID